The genomic segment CTGAAGCACTTCAAAGCGGTGATAAAGATATCCGTAAATGGCCAGGAACGACCCGCCGCGGGCGATCAGGGTGGCCAGGGCGGCGCCCTCCAGTTCCAGTCGTGGGAATCCCAGCAGGCCGAAAATCAGGATTGGATCGAGAATGGCGTTGGCCACGGCGGCCCAGATGTTGATGTGGGTCTGCAGGATGGTGTTGCCCATGGCGCGCATGATGCCCTGGCCGACCATCGGGGCAATGATGAACAGGGTGGAAAAATACCAGATGGTCACATAGTCACGGATCAGCGGCATGATTTTTTCATCGGCACCAATCAGGGTAAACAGTGGATCAACGGTCAGAAGACCGACCACCGTAAAGGTCAGCGAAAAAATGACGCAGATCAGAAAGGCATTGGTGGACAAACGGATCATTTCCGCATGGTCCTTCTGGCCATAGGCGCGGGCGAGCACCGAGGAGGTGCCCGCACTCAATCCGATAGAAGCGGCCACCACCACCATGGCAACGCGGGAGACATATCCCACCGCGGCAAGCTCCTGGGGACCAAGCTGTCCCACGAAATAGAGATCCACATTGATAAAGGCCATCGTACAGAAAATGCCGATCACCATCGGCAGGGCCATGTCCAGAAGGTGTTTGTGAACGGCGCCCTGGGTAAGGTCTCTGTGAATCGGCTTTTTTGAATTGGTGGCCATAAACGCGGGATCCCTGGTGACGAGTGGTTATAAGTATTTTTTTGAGTTTCACAGATGGGATAAAAACACGACTTTTTCAAGAAAGCCAGTTTTCTTTAATTCAGAGAAGATGTCCGTGAGGAACGCCGCAGGGCGGTTTTCTACAGGACCGGTCGCTTCTTTCCCGCTTTTTCTTGTCAATCTCTTGCCAGTTCTCTTGTCAACTTGGGGGGGCAGCGTATATGGTGTGACGTCATTGGTTACAGCAAGAGGGGGTTACAGCAAGATGGAGAAGGGGATGCTGGTTATCGTTTCGCCCGCGAAAAAACTGGATTATGAGACGGAAATTACGGCCCAGACCTGGAGCGAACCGGACTTTCTTGAAGACAGTGCGGAACTGATCAAAACGGCGCGGCAATTGACACGCTCGGAGATTGCCGGACTGATGAAGCTCAGCGATAGTCTTGCCGATCTCAATTATCGGCGCTTCCACGATTTTTCCACCCCCTTCACCCCGGCTAATGCCCGTCCGGCCATCTATGCGTTCAAGGGAGACACCTATGTCGGACTGGATGCGCCCAGCCTCACGAAAGAAGACCTTGATTATGCTCAGGACCATCTGCGTATCCTCTCAGGGCTTTACGGCCTTTTGCGGCCGCTGGACCTGATGCAGGCATACCGGCTGGAAATGGGCTGCCGGCTCAGCAATCCGCGGGGCCGCAATCTTTATGATTTTTGGGGCGATAAGCTGACCGAGGCGCTTAATACCCTCCTCGAACAGCAGAACAGCGATGTGCTGGTTAACTGTGCATCCAATGAATATTTCAAAGCCATAAAACCCAAAAACCTCAAAGCGCGTGTCATCACTCCGACCTTCAAACAGGTCAAGGATGGCAAGGTCAAGTCACTGGGGATGATGGCGAAACGGGCCCGGGGCATGATGGCGCGCTTTATCATCCAGAACCGGATCGAAACCCCGGAGGATCTGAAAAAATTCGATATGGACGGGTATGTCTTCCAGCCGGCCCTATCCGACCATGAAAATTTTGTTTTCCATAAGATCAGCCAGTAGGGCGGCCGTCGTATGGCCGATAGCCTGCCCTTTTTTCTGCTGGCGGCTCCGCTGGTTCTGCTGACCGGAATTTCCAAGGGAGGGTTTGCCAATGGTCTGGGCAGTATTACGGTGCCGCTCCTGTCGGTGCTGATTGACCCGCGCCAGGCGGCGGGCATCATGCTGCCCATTTTGTGTTTCATGGATCTTCTGGCGCTCTGGCAGTATCGCCGGGGCTGGGACGCCACCAGTCTCAGGCTCATGATCCCCGGAGCGCTTATCGGCATTGGCATTGGTACCCTCACCTTCCATCTCATGAATGTGGATATGCTGCGTCTGGTGGTGGGGCTGATGGCGGTTTATTTTGTTCTGAATTTCCTGTGGGCAAAAGTGCGGCAAAGCGCGCCGAAGGCCAAGGGACATAACCCGGCTAAGGGTGGCTTGTTTGGCCTGCTTGCCGGCTTTGTCAGTTTTGTGGCGCATGCGGGCGGGCCGCCAGTGGCCATGTATTTGTTGCCGCTCAGGCTGCACAAAACAACTTTGGTGGCTACCTCTGTGGTGTTTTTTACCACTGTGAATTATGTGAAGCTTATCCCTTATGCCTGGCTCGGACAGCTGTCGCCCGGCAATCTCAGAACCTCGCTGATCCTGCTGCCGCTGGCGCCGCTGGGCATCTGGCTGGGCGCCTGGATGCATCGGAATTTTTCCGACCGGCTGTTTTATGTGTTTTTTTACGGTGTGCTGTTTGTGGTAGGGGTGAAGCTCACGGTGGAGGGCCTGTGGGCCCTCCTGTAAAATGAGATCAGAACGGGATCCAGTCGCGATCCTTGGTCAGATGCATATAACCGATATTGGCGCCGGCTCGCAGGCCGACCCCGACCCGGATCGGGGCGATGATGATATCGTCCTTTTGCTGATAGTTCATCCCCAGGCCGCCGATGTAATAGAAACTGCCTTCCACGGCCGGAAAGCGTTGATAGATGTCGTGGACGTCATGGAGGTTATAGACCAGCGCAAAAACCCGTGAGGCGTTGCCGCCCACATCAAAGCCGATGGATGGTCCTTTCCAGTAGATGCGGCTGTCGCCTTCGATTTTGTGGGACAGAGTGCCGTCGCCATATCTGAGCCCCACCACCAGTGCACCGCTGCCTTCGGTGCCGATGATATAGGCGTTGGGCCGTCCGTGATCCTTGAACGCCTTTTCAATGAGTTTCGCCAGGGCCTCGGACCCGCCGCCCAGGAAGTCGGACGCGGCGTTCATGATGCTTTTTTCATCATAGGTATTGGCGTAATTGGTCCCGTCCTGGTTCTGGCGGTACTTGCTGCCGTCAACCGGTTTGTCGCCCTGGCCGCTGCTGGCGCAGCCGGACAATATCAGCATGCTGGAAAACAAAGCGGTTATCAGGATGTTACGCATGTGATCCCCTTTTTAAAAGTGGCCCGCTCAGCGGGGCTGATCCTGGTCGGCTTTGTGAGAAAAGGTCCGGTTGAGGACCCAGTAAGCCGGGAATATCCAAACGATACCTGCAATAAGGTAGCAGATCAACTGCATCACAATCTGATCTGCAAAAATGGCTTCAATAAGGCGGCTGGCAAGCAAGGCATAGACAGACAGTCCGATCATGAGGATGACAATGCCAAACAGTTTTTTCAGGGAAGGTCGCATGGCGGGTATCTCGATCTGTTGCTCTCTCAATTTATCTCGGTTGGGGTATTTCCGTTATGGGACTCAGGACATCAGGCCGATCATCCGAAAAACATAGATCATGAGATGAATTCCGGCATAAGCCCCAAGGCCCAGCACGACGGCAATGATCATCAGGCGCAGATGTGTTTGAAGGGTGCTCAGGAATTTTTTCAAAATCTCAGCTTTCCGTCCGGATATTTGCGTCTGTAGCCTTTCAGAATCATCTTTTCCGTTGCTGACCATAAACCATAATCAGACAAGTCGCCAAGCGGAACCCATCGGGCGTCAATGGCGTCATCTCCCGGAACGATATCTCCCCCCGCATAAAGTCCCACAAAGTCGATCAGGCTGTAATGATGCCGGATGGCGCCGCTCTCGTCCGGGTCAATGAGGTCCAGCACATCCAGCAGTTCCAGGTCCTTCACCCGGATGCTGGTTTCTTCAAGAACTTCCCGTGCCGCTGTCTGGTGAAGACTTTCCCCCAAATTCTGGGCACCGCCGGGAATACTCCAACGGTCCTTTTTGGGCGGTTTTCTGCGCCGGATAAGCAGTACCTCGTCCTGGCGGAACACCACGGTGCCTACGGCGACGATCGGACGGTCGGGATACTCCCTTTTCATTCAGTTGTTCTCCTGTATGCTTGTTCGGGCGTGAGCAGACTATTGGGCATCGGAACGAAATAGGCAAGGGGGAATTGAGCGGTTTACCATGTGTGGCAGATATGCATTATCGAGCGAGAGTTACCGGAAGTTTCTTGAGTTTCTGAAACTGGGTCAGTCATTTCCGCTGCCGTCCCGGTTTAATATTGCGCCATTGCAGCCGGTAGCTGTGATCCGTTTGAAGGGCGCGGACAGGGATCAGCCGATTCTTCCCGACGCGCCTTTACCGGAAAAGGAGGCGGCCCTGATGCGTTGGGGGCTGGTGCCGGGCTGGGCAAAGGAACTGAAGCAGGGCCGTCTCCTGATCAATGCCCGCCGTGAGACCATCGCTGACAAGCCGTCTTTTCGCGGTCCCTTTCGCCGCCGCCGGTGTCTGGTACCGGCGGACGGTTATTATGAATGGCGTAATACGGGAGCAACGCGCACGCCTTATTTTATTCACCTGCCGGATCGTGAGGTATTTGCCTTTGCCGGGATCTGGGACGTATGGATGGGGCCGCACGGGGAAGACTGGCTGGAAACGGTCAGTATCGTCACCCGACCGTCACACGGGATTCTGAAACAACTGCATCCCAGAATGCCGGTGGTGCTCGCGCCCGAGGATTATGATCTGTGGCTTAGGCCCTCGGATCCGCCGGACCGTGAAATTTTCGCGCGCCTGTCTCCCATAAGGGAGGAGCGACTGATGGCGTATGAGGTCAGCCGCTATGTGAATAATGTGCGTCATGAAGGGCCAGGATGTATTGCCCCCGTAGGCACTGTGGAGCGTTCCGAAAGTCAGCTGGACCTGTTTTCGGGGGGAAGGCGATGATGACGTTCCCCCCCGCTGCACCGTTACAGCGAGACGCGACAGCCGAAGCCATCCATGACACACAGGTATGACACACAGGCATGACACACAGGGATTTGAAATGACGACAGGATTAGCGCAACTGGCCGCCGGTGGCCTTTTCCACCGCGGCGATGACTTTTGCGGAAAGTTGCTCAATCTCCTCGTCTGTCAGGGTCCGGTCCCGGGGCTGCAGCCGCAGCGACAGGGCCACTGACTTTTTGCCGTCTGCCACACCAGGGCCTTCATAGACGTCAAAGACACTGATGTTTTCAATCAGTTTTTTGTCGGCGCTGGCCGCCGCGCGCATGAGCTGTGCTGCGGTCACGTCATGCCCTACGACAAAGGCAAAGTCCCGTTCCACGGCCTGGAAGTCAGACGCCTTGAGAGGACCGCGACTGGTGCCGGCTTTGGCTTTCGGCAGCGGAATGTTCTCCAGCAGTATTTCAAAACCTACCAGCGGTCCCTTGACATCCAGCTGTTTCAGGATTCTGGGATGCAGTTCCCCGAAATAGGCCAAGGCGTTTTTCGGGCCAAGCCGGATCACGCCGCTGCGACCCGGATGGTACCAGGCCGGCGCTTCCGCAACCACTTGCGCATTGTCGATTTTGGCGCCAATGGCGCGCAGAATGGCTTCCGCATCCGCCTTGGCGTCAAACACGTCCACATTTTCCGGTTTAACCGCCCAGTGACGTTCACCGGTCTGACCGCGCCGTACCCCGGCGAGCACCAGGTGCTGGCCCTGTGATGTATCGTCAGCAAACTGATGGCCGGCTTCAAACAGGGCAACATTCTTGACCCCGCGGTCCACATTGCGCCCGGCGGCTGTGATCAGATTGGGCAGCAGATTGGGGCGCATGGCATCCAGATCGGCGCTGATTGGATTTTCCAGCACCAGCTCCGGCTTGAGATCCGCAAACAGTTTTGCCTGAGAAGACGGCAGGAAAGACCAGGTCACGGCTTCCCGCAGGCCGCGGGCGGCGGCGGCGCGTTTGGCAATCCGCACACGTTTCTGTAACGGGCTTAACCCCGTAGAGATCACCCGGCCCGGTTTGGGCAGCGGAGTGGAGGGGATGTGCTCAAAACCATGAATACGCAGAACTTCCTCCACCAGATCGGCTTCGCCGTCAATATCGGCACGCCAGGACGGGGTAACAACCTCCAGGGTCTGTCCTTTATCCGTCACCTGAAACCCGAGACGGGACAGAATGGCTTTTACCTCGTCAGGAGACACGTCCACACCGCCCAGATCCCGAACCCGTTCAGGACGCAAATTGACGGTTTTGGTGAGATCGGGGACATCCCCCGCCAGATAAACGTCGCTGGCTTCGCCACCGCAGAGCTCCAGAATCATGCGGGTGGCCTGCTCGATGCCGCTCAGCACGGTTTCGGGATCCACCCCCCGTTCGAAACGGTAACGGGCGTCGCTTTCAATGCCCAGCCTGCGGCCGGTCATCGCCGTGATGACCGGATCAAACCAGGCGCATTCCAAAAATACATTGACTGTGTCGGTATCGCAGCCGGTGCTCATCCCACCGATAATGCCGCCAAGGCCGATGACGCCGTTGTCATCGGTAATCACACAGGCCCCTTCGTCCAGCGTATAACTGGCGTCGTCAAGGGCTTCCAGGGTTTCTCCAGCCTGTGACAGGCGCACCCGGATGTCCCCTTTGAGGCGGTCCGCGTCATAAACATGCAACGGCCGGGCCCTGTCATAGGTCAGGTAATTGGTAATATCCACCAGGGCGGAAATGGGCCTGAGGCCGATGGCTTTCAGGCGCTGCTGCAGCCAGTCGGGGCTGGGGCCATTTTTTACCCCCCGGATATAACGTCCGGCGAACACCGGGCAGGCTTCCGGCGCGCCCAGATGAACCTTGATCGGGCTTTCCCCGCTGGCAGGAACGGGCGCAGGCTGCGGTATTTTCAAGGTGCCAAGACCGGCCGCCGCCAGGTCCCGGGCAATGCCGTAAACCCCCAGCGCATCCTGACGGTTGGGGGTGATGGCGATTTCAATCACCGGATCGTCCAGACCGGCATAGGCTGCGAAACTTTGCCCCACGGGGGCATCGGCCGGCAGGTCAATAATGCCGTCATGGTCGTCACCCAGGCCCAGTTCCCGTTCTGAGCACATCATGCCATTGCTTTCCACACCGCGGATTTTGGTGGGACGCAGTTTCAAGCCGCTGGTGGGAATGGTGGCACCGGAAGGCGCAAAGGCGCCTTTGAGCCCTGTGCGGGCGTTGGGCGCGCCACAGACCACCTGCAGCACTTCGCGGCCCGTATTAACCTTACAGACCTGCAGTTTGTCCGCGTCCGGATGGGGCGCCGCCTCAACAATTTCAGCGATCACAAAAGGGGCCAGGGTTTCGGCGGGATTGGTGACTTCCTCGATTTCCAGGCCAATGGCGGTGAGTTTCCCGGTAATGGTTTCCAGGTCCGCATCGGTTTCGAGATAATCCTTAAGCCAGGAGAGTGTGAATTTCATCGGTCTTATCCTTCCCCTTATTTGACACCCTGGGTGCTGAGAGATGGCAGGTCCAGCGCCGTAAACCCGTAATGTTTCAGCCAGCGCAGGTCGGCGGCAAAGAAGTCACGCAGATCCGGAATACCCCATTTCAGCATGGCAATCCGGTCCAGCCCCATCCCGAAGGCAAAACCCTGATAATCATTCGGGTCGAGGCCGACATTTTCCATAACCCGCGGATGAACCATGCCGCAGCCCATGATTTCGAGCCAATCGTTGCCTTCACCAATGGCAATTTCATCGCCTTTGAATGCGCAGCCGATATCCACTTCGGCACTAGGTTCCGTGAAGGGAAAATAACTGGGCCGGAAACGGATCTTGATGTCGCCCACCTCAAAAAAACGGCGGGCGAATTCCTCGATACACCATTTCAGGTGCCCCATGTGAATGTTCCGGTCAATCAGCAGGGCTTCGACCTGGTGAAACATGGGGGTGTGGGTGGCGTCCGAGTCACAACGATAGGTCCGCCCAGGCGCGATGATGCGAAACGGTGGTTCCCCCGCCATCATGGTGCGGATTTGCACCGGCGAGGTATGGGTGCGCAACACCTTGCGTTTGCCATTGGCATCTTCGGGCAGGTAAAATGTATCGTGCATCTGCCGGGCAGGGTGTTCTTCGGGAATGTTCAGTGCCGTGAAGTTATAGAAATCTTCCTCAATGTCCGGCCCTTCGGCTACGCTGAACCCCATCTCGGTGAAAATTTCCGTAACTTCGTCAATCACTTGGGTAATCGGGTGAATGCCGCCTTCGGGTTGGGGGGCGGTGGGCAGGGTAATGTCCACTTTTTCGGACTGAAGCCTTTCGTTCAGCAGGGCGTTTTCAAGCGCTTCGCGACGGGCGGCGATGGCTGCATTGAGGGTGGTTTTAAGGGTGTTGAGACGGGGGCCGAGTTCTTTTTTTTCCTCCGGCGTCATTTGTCCCAGTTCCCGCATCATCAGGCTGACGCGGCCTTTTTTGCCCAATGTGGCGACCCGGATTTCTTCCAGCGCCGCCAGGTCGCCGGCCCCTTGGATCCGATCAAGAAGTTCCGTTTGCAGTGTCTGGAGGTCTTCCATTATTACACCCGTTTTGTTTCTGTTATCCCTGCGTCTATATAAAAAGGGACCTGCCGCCAGCAATGGCACAGGCCCCTTCAAACTTGAAAGCAACCGGTAGGTTAAGCCGCAGCCAAAGCAGATTGCGCTTGCTCAGCCAGGGCTTTGAAGGCTTCCGGTTCACGAACGGCCAGATCGGCCAGAACTTTGCGATCAAGTTCGATGCCTGCTTTTTTCAGGCCGTTCATAAATCGAGAATAAGTCATGTCGTGCAGACGGGCGGCCGCGTTGATGCGTTGAATCCACAGTGCGCGGAACTGCCGTTTACGCACGCGCCGGTCACGGTAGGCGTACTGACCTGCTTTTTCCACGGCCTGTCTGGCGACGCGGATCGTATTTTTGCGGCGGCCAGAATATCCTTTGGCGGCCTTGATGACTTTTTTGTGCCGGGCGCGAGATGTGACGCCTCTTTTTACATGTGCCATGATGCGTCTCCTTAACCGTAGGGCAGGAATTTCTTAACGATCCGGGCGTCCTGGTCACTGAGCAGGGTAGTGCCCCGATTGTTGCGGATCTGTTTGTTGGTACGTTTGATCATGCCGTGGCGTTTGCCGGCCTGACCTGCGCGTACCTTACCCTTGGCGG from the Luteithermobacter gelatinilyticus genome contains:
- the rplT gene encoding 50S ribosomal protein L20, which produces MAHVKRGVTSRARHKKVIKAAKGYSGRRKNTIRVARQAVEKAGQYAYRDRRVRKRQFRALWIQRINAAARLHDMTYSRFMNGLKKAGIELDRKVLADLAVREPEAFKALAEQAQSALAAA
- the rpmI gene encoding 50S ribosomal protein L35 — its product is MPKLKTKSGAKKRFSLTAKGKVRAGQAGKRHGMIKRTNKQIRNNRGTTLLSDQDARIVKKFLPYG
- a CDS encoding sulfite exporter TauE/SafE family protein → MADSLPFFLLAAPLVLLTGISKGGFANGLGSITVPLLSVLIDPRQAAGIMLPILCFMDLLALWQYRRGWDATSLRLMIPGALIGIGIGTLTFHLMNVDMLRLVVGLMAVYFVLNFLWAKVRQSAPKAKGHNPAKGGLFGLLAGFVSFVAHAGGPPVAMYLLPLRLHKTTLVATSVVFFTTVNYVKLIPYAWLGQLSPGNLRTSLILLPLAPLGIWLGAWMHRNFSDRLFYVFFYGVLFVVGVKLTVEGLWALL
- the pheT gene encoding phenylalanine--tRNA ligase subunit beta, with protein sequence MKFTLSWLKDYLETDADLETITGKLTAIGLEIEEVTNPAETLAPFVIAEIVEAAPHPDADKLQVCKVNTGREVLQVVCGAPNARTGLKGAFAPSGATIPTSGLKLRPTKIRGVESNGMMCSERELGLGDDHDGIIDLPADAPVGQSFAAYAGLDDPVIEIAITPNRQDALGVYGIARDLAAAGLGTLKIPQPAPVPASGESPIKVHLGAPEACPVFAGRYIRGVKNGPSPDWLQQRLKAIGLRPISALVDITNYLTYDRARPLHVYDADRLKGDIRVRLSQAGETLEALDDASYTLDEGACVITDDNGVIGLGGIIGGMSTGCDTDTVNVFLECAWFDPVITAMTGRRLGIESDARYRFERGVDPETVLSGIEQATRMILELCGGEASDVYLAGDVPDLTKTVNLRPERVRDLGGVDVSPDEVKAILSRLGFQVTDKGQTLEVVTPSWRADIDGEADLVEEVLRIHGFEHIPSTPLPKPGRVISTGLSPLQKRVRIAKRAAAARGLREAVTWSFLPSSQAKLFADLKPELVLENPISADLDAMRPNLLPNLITAAGRNVDRGVKNVALFEAGHQFADDTSQGQHLVLAGVRRGQTGERHWAVKPENVDVFDAKADAEAILRAIGAKIDNAQVVAEAPAWYHPGRSGVIRLGPKNALAYFGELHPRILKQLDVKGPLVGFEILLENIPLPKAKAGTSRGPLKASDFQAVERDFAFVVGHDVTAAQLMRAAASADKKLIENISVFDVYEGPGVADGKKSVALSLRLQPRDRTLTDEEIEQLSAKVIAAVEKATGGQLR
- a CDS encoding DUF1134 domain-containing protein, whose translation is MRNILITALFSSMLILSGCASSGQGDKPVDGSKYRQNQDGTNYANTYDEKSIMNAASDFLGGGSEALAKLIEKAFKDHGRPNAYIIGTEGSGALVVGLRYGDGTLSHKIEGDSRIYWKGPSIGFDVGGNASRVFALVYNLHDVHDIYQRFPAVEGSFYYIGGLGMNYQQKDDIIIAPIRVGVGLRAGANIGYMHLTKDRDWIPF
- a CDS encoding NUDIX hydrolase gives rise to the protein MKREYPDRPIVAVGTVVFRQDEVLLIRRRKPPKKDRWSIPGGAQNLGESLHQTAAREVLEETSIRVKDLELLDVLDLIDPDESGAIRHHYSLIDFVGLYAGGDIVPGDDAIDARWVPLGDLSDYGLWSATEKMILKGYRRKYPDGKLRF
- a CDS encoding SOS response-associated peptidase codes for the protein MCGRYALSSESYRKFLEFLKLGQSFPLPSRFNIAPLQPVAVIRLKGADRDQPILPDAPLPEKEAALMRWGLVPGWAKELKQGRLLINARRETIADKPSFRGPFRRRRCLVPADGYYEWRNTGATRTPYFIHLPDREVFAFAGIWDVWMGPHGEDWLETVSIVTRPSHGILKQLHPRMPVVLAPEDYDLWLRPSDPPDREIFARLSPIREERLMAYEVSRYVNNVRHEGPGCIAPVGTVERSESQLDLFSGGRR
- the yaaA gene encoding peroxide stress protein YaaA, which produces MLVIVSPAKKLDYETEITAQTWSEPDFLEDSAELIKTARQLTRSEIAGLMKLSDSLADLNYRRFHDFSTPFTPANARPAIYAFKGDTYVGLDAPSLTKEDLDYAQDHLRILSGLYGLLRPLDLMQAYRLEMGCRLSNPRGRNLYDFWGDKLTEALNTLLEQQNSDVLVNCASNEYFKAIKPKNLKARVITPTFKQVKDGKVKSLGMMAKRARGMMARFIIQNRIETPEDLKKFDMDGYVFQPALSDHENFVFHKISQ
- a CDS encoding DUF2842 domain-containing protein, which codes for MRPSLKKLFGIVILMIGLSVYALLASRLIEAIFADQIVMQLICYLIAGIVWIFPAYWVLNRTFSHKADQDQPR
- a CDS encoding MATE family efflux transporter; amino-acid sequence: MATNSKKPIHRDLTQGAVHKHLLDMALPMVIGIFCTMAFINVDLYFVGQLGPQELAAVGYVSRVAMVVVAASIGLSAGTSSVLARAYGQKDHAEMIRLSTNAFLICVIFSLTFTVVGLLTVDPLFTLIGADEKIMPLIRDYVTIWYFSTLFIIAPMVGQGIMRAMGNTILQTHINIWAAVANAILDPILIFGLLGFPRLELEGAALATLIARGGSFLAIYGYLYHRFEVLQFSRKVISAFRPSLRKILHVGLPAAGTNMIIPIAALILIAIISEYGVKAVAGTHVATSIESLAMIFFFALSAVIGPFAGQNLGAHQYERIEQAMKICAVFCVSWGIVLAVLIALVAEPLASLFNDDARIVEVATAYLSIVPLSYGAYGFVMTANATFNGLGKPLPGVMISTLRTVVLPLPLIILAAYYFNLPVIFAVLSAANLVTGLIAYIWIRRTIRRLA
- the pheS gene encoding phenylalanine--tRNA ligase subunit alpha, yielding MEDLQTLQTELLDRIQGAGDLAALEEIRVATLGKKGRVSLMMRELGQMTPEEKKELGPRLNTLKTTLNAAIAARREALENALLNERLQSEKVDITLPTAPQPEGGIHPITQVIDEVTEIFTEMGFSVAEGPDIEEDFYNFTALNIPEEHPARQMHDTFYLPEDANGKRKVLRTHTSPVQIRTMMAGEPPFRIIAPGRTYRCDSDATHTPMFHQVEALLIDRNIHMGHLKWCIEEFARRFFEVGDIKIRFRPSYFPFTEPSAEVDIGCAFKGDEIAIGEGNDWLEIMGCGMVHPRVMENVGLDPNDYQGFAFGMGLDRIAMLKWGIPDLRDFFAADLRWLKHYGFTALDLPSLSTQGVK